GTGGTGAGGGGGAATTTGATGGTGACATAGTAGTCAAGCTTGTTTCTCCTAGGGGTACTCTTCTGAGCATATTTGGACTGCCTTCTGAGCCACAGTGTTTTGGGTTGTTGGAAGGTGGGTGACTTTCGGATcttttttctgtgactgtggatCGTTTTCAGCACTGCTTTCTTGGTCTTCAAACGCTTTGCTTTGGCTTCAGTTTGGGTAGGGGCAGGGACTTCCTTCCCTGCTTTAGGTGCCATCTTCATGAAAAGCcatagtattctcttataatcctttctgtttctgtaaaaTCTGTAAAAATGTCCTActtcaataaacctttctctgttccaggcTCCAGTGTTTCAGTTTATTAGACCTCACTGTGAGTTGGGCACACGAGCTTTGTTCTGTAATGattcattttctgattttaatacTTTGATTTTTCTTGCTTCGTATCTTACTTTAGCTAAATATTTGTGAattgttagttttttttcttttagaaaacaagctcttggttttattgatttttctctattgtttttccatTCTGTATTGTATTAGTCTCCGTTTTATTCCTTATTATTCCTTTCCTACTGCTagctattgttttaatttgctccTTTTTCTAGCTCCTTAAGGTGTAAAGTTACTTTTaccaatattttgtttatttacttatggctCTGTgtaggctctctctagttgcattgagcaggggctactctttagttgtgctGCTCGGTCTTAttttggtgacttctcttgttgaggagcacaggttctagggtgcttgggcttcaatAGTTAAAgttcgtgggctcagtagttgtggctctagAGAACAGAATCAGTAGTTGTGGTGaggaggcttagttgctctgtggcatgtgggatcttcctggagcagagaTAGAGCCCGTGCCCCtgcacttgcaggcagattcttaaccactggactttcaGAGAAGTCCCCAATTCCTTTGTCATGGTTTGATAGAGAAATGTGAAACTGGCTTTGAGTTTTGCTTAAGAGGCTTTTCCAATGTCTCTTTGGGAGGGTGAATAGTGACTTGGAAAGTAATATGGGGTTTTCTGGGTGTTGGTACTATTTTGTCTCTTAGACACTCCCCTGTTGAGTTTGTGAATATTTAGCAAATTGCAAACTTAAATTATGCCCacatttctttataataaaaacttcagtttcttccttaTTCCAATATTAGCTTTAGATTCTCAAAAAAGCTCTTCAACTTTTATTAGATAAATATTTGGAATGCCTGCACAGAGGCTAGACCTCCAAGGCCTATGAGTCAAGATTAAATGTGGAAAAGGATTGTGTTTGCTCCAGAGATtaggagagggaagaaaaagggAGGTGCTCACAATGAGAGGGAGGAACAATAATGTCTAAAATAATTTACTGTCTCTCTATTTCTCTTCAAACAATTCAATAATGTCTACATTGTTCATTATTGTTTTGTGGAGTGGATTTTCCTTTGGGTGTGTGATAAAGTACTaaatcctagagaaggaaatggcaagccactcagtattcttgctgaataattccatggacagaggagcctggcaggctacagtccatggagttgcaaagaatcagacatgaccgagcgactatcACTCAAAGTGCTAAATTCTGTTTTAAGTTTTGACAGGGGTAAAATCAGAGGCTTTCTTATAGGTTATACTAAGAAAGGTCTTTTTGCTCaggataataaaaacattttttctattttatctttctgtactttcatcagttcagttcagtcgctcagtcgtgtccgactctttgcgaccccatgaatcgcagcacgccaggcctccctgtccatcaccaactcctggagttcacccagacccacgtccatcgagtcagtgatgccatccagccatctcatcctctgtcatcccctttcctcctacccccaatccctcccagcatcagagtcttttccaatgagtcaactctttgcatgaggtggccaaagtactggagtttcagctttagcatcattccttccaaagaaatcccagggctgatctccttcagaatggactggttggatctccttgcagtccaagggactctcaagagtcttctccaacaccacagttcaaaagcatcaattcttcggcactcagccttcctcacagtctaactctcacatccatacatgaccacaggaaaaaccatagccttgactagacgaacctttgttggcaaagtaatgtctctgcttttgaatatgctatctaggttggtcataactttccttccaaggagtaagcgtcttttaatttcatggctgcaatcaccatctgcagtgattttggagcccaaaaaaataaagtctgacactgtttccactgtttccccatctatttcccatgaaacgatgggaccggatgccatgatcttcattttctgaatgttgagctgtaagccaactttttcactctccactttcactttcatcaagaggcttttgagttcctcttcactttctgccataagggtggtgtcatctgcatatctgaggttattgatatttcttccggcaatcttgattccagcttgtgcttcttccagtccagcatttctcatgatgtactctgcatagaagttaaataagcagggtgacaatatacagcctgtaCTTTCATAGTTCTTATTAAATTTAAAGCTTTAATGTAAGCTATAattaattttgtatat
This sequence is a window from Bubalus kerabau isolate K-KA32 ecotype Philippines breed swamp buffalo chromosome 15, PCC_UOA_SB_1v2, whole genome shotgun sequence. Protein-coding genes within it:
- the LOC129628367 gene encoding 60S ribosomal protein L23a-like yields the protein MKMAPKAGKEVPAPTQTEAKAKRLKTKKAVLKTIHSHRKKIRKSPTFQQPKTLWLRRQSKYAQKSTPRRNKLDYYVTIKFPLTTESARNEIEDNILVSSVDVKADKPQIRPAVKKFYDTNTAAKVNTLIGPDGEK